The DNA sequence GCCCTGTATCCTCCTAAGCAGCTGCACAGACCAATATGCAGCTAAACCTGCAAAGACAGCTATGTTTAAGTACGAAACCAGGATTTTGGGTGCCGTAGAAGACGCCGGCAATGACCCAAATGGAGAAAACGCAGAGTCAGGGCCAGCTGCAGCCAACACATCGGGATTCGGAGGGCTGGGGCTTGAAGGAATGGTGGGCACTGACGACCCAGTTGAAGTAGGCACTACACCACCAGGAGAAGGCAAAAGTGGAGCAATGTCTGGGGACAATTCTTGAAACGGAGATACAGGTGGAAGAGGGTTTGCCAGGAACGATGGTGTAGCTGAGATATTGGAGGCTTTAGAATCGAGCTGAGAAGATAAAGAAAGCAAAGGGGAGGCCATGAAAGCCATGATGAGCAATAAATGAAACCAAAAGGAGGCCATTCTAATGATGAACAAATCGATTTCACTCTTATCGGAGAGTGTAAATACTAAATGTAAATTTAAGTTGGGTGATGAATATTTTCCCTAATGAAAAGCAGAGGTGAGGGGTCGGGGGTAATGTGGGCTTTGGTGGATGCTATGATTCAAGGCTTTTAAAGGGTATGACTAGAAGCTCTAGGTGGGGACAAGTGCCATCTGGCTGGTGATTATGGGATGAAGATGGGAAAAACAGGTTGGCATGTATAGGAAAGAGACAGAGTTCAGTAGTTGTGATTTGTTTGGTAGCAAAAAGATTCCATGCTTTCTTTTTGCCCGTGATGATGGGGCTCCCTGATTTTATGATAATCTGGGGACATTTAGACATATTAATACATGTAGCCGATTACGAAAATAGTAAAATACGACAGTCCAAGACATAAAAGATCGAATAAGATGTCAAAATCACTATACATTTATTGTACGTACGATCATTGGAGATGCTAGAATTTGAGTATAAGGAACAACTTGGAGGAAATTCGCAGTATGTTTACACGCAAGGCCAATGCATGTAAGCAATATTCCAAGTTGCATTATTTGTCCATAACtgttctaacttctactttggGGCTGAGCTGTAAAACTCAAGGTGTTTTagagttttccttttttttttataggaatatTTGGAACTCAGTGGGTTGGTTGGCTGACATTCCTAATGCTTTGGTTTCGAAGGGCGCCAGTTTAAGTTTAGGAATGGATTGGTTAGCGAAAGCCCCACATGCGAGTCTTTGAACCTAAAAAGGtttcaaaaaaagtaaaaacacaaaaagggaTTGAAACCTCAAACCATTTAAAGTTTAGGGTATTCTTGCTCGATAACGGATGTATTCAAGTAGTGAATGCCATATTTCTTTGGTTTAATTCCTTTGGagggaacaaaacaaaacagaaatgctgaaattttgaaaattattggagaaatttgctattattatatatgcagACATTCACTAATTGAGAGATGGAATTTCCTTTAAGGTAAACGACAACTTCATTAACATCAACTTGTATCAAGATGAAAAGAGCAGCCCCCACCCCCTACCCTCTTCCTCGCCCCAAAATCACGGGGTTTCAACAATTTAGAGAAAGATCTAGCAGTTAACCGTCAAAGAATGTCCCATCAAGTTCATAAAATCGAATCGAAACCAACAATGGTACCAAAGCATGTGATGGGTGCTGATTTTATGCAATGTAGTGTGAAGTAAGCCTCCTATATTATAGCAATGTTgcatacaattttaaaatgtataaacattatgcagtccttttaaaaaaaagtaagatctactattaaaaaattaattttttttcatacaaatttcgtatttattcatttttttcaaaatgattgcacaataaactcacgactacaactatCGTTTCTCTTATATAATACATatgcagtaaaaaaaaaaaaaaaaaggtgatatCATGTAAATGTTGGGGAATGGCGCCgctgatataattttattcacaGATGCAGGAAATGGTGGTACAatcagaaaaggaaaatgatccaATTGAACTCAGCACGTTTCTTCAAAGTTCAAGCAATAAACTTTATCTAcgtatttatttgattttacacCTACTGCACCGTGCCTTGGAAcccgagagaaagagagagagatggcagAAATTTAAGTCAATCCTTATGAGGCAAATTCTAAAAAGAATATATTCGGTTTAACGTGTCAAGATACATAAATCATGCAGTGACAGACCACTGAGAGCCTGACTGTTTACTAATATTTTGCAGACAAAAATTACCTGCCTTAACACGAAGGGTCTGGATTCAGGAAACATGTCTTTAACATCCTGAAAAATCAATgaactttttttaattgtacACCTGCAAGCAAGCAATCAAAAATGTTGagaaatcatatattttatgaaacaaGAGAGGAGATTGATGAAAAATCGTACTACCTCCAGGATATCAAATGCACCTAGGAAGCCGCTGTAACTCCAATGCCACGAGTGAAGCAGCAGTAGCTAAGGCAGGCACACCAGAACT is a window from the Juglans regia cultivar Chandler chromosome 7, Walnut 2.0, whole genome shotgun sequence genome containing:
- the LOC108995041 gene encoding classical arabinogalactan protein 25 gives rise to the protein MASFWFHLLLIMAFMASPLLSLSSQLDSKASNISATPSFLANPLPPVSPFQELSPDIAPLLPSPGGVVPTSTGSSVPTIPSSPSPPNPDVLAAAGPDSAFSPFGSLPASSTAPKILVSYLNIAVFAGLAAYWSVQLLRRIQG